A genomic window from Sulfurospirillum diekertiae includes:
- a CDS encoding sulfite exporter TauE/SafE family protein, translating into MGFEWIIAFLVLGLVVGFMAGLLGIGGGGIMVPVLTSIFLAQGVPVEQVVHMALGTSMASIVFTSFASMRAHHKKGAVMWNVVKYMAGGVVIGTFAATFLATYMKSVQLAIFFAIFMAYVSIQMAIDKKPKPSRELSTPPSLFGVGSLIGIVSALVSIGGGSLTVPYLVWQNVDLKKAIATSAAIGFPLSIAGTAGYIVNGLMHAEGGADMMLGFVYLPGVVLISIVSYFTAPLGAKMAHTLPVGKLKKIFALLLMTLSIKMLTSVL; encoded by the coding sequence ATGGGTTTTGAGTGGATTATTGCTTTTTTAGTCTTGGGATTAGTCGTTGGCTTTATGGCGGGATTACTTGGTATTGGTGGTGGTGGAATAATGGTACCCGTCTTAACAAGCATTTTTCTCGCACAAGGTGTTCCCGTTGAACAAGTTGTCCACATGGCACTTGGAACCTCAATGGCTTCTATTGTTTTCACATCCTTTGCGAGCATGAGGGCACACCACAAAAAAGGTGCGGTGATGTGGAATGTCGTGAAATACATGGCAGGAGGTGTCGTCATTGGTACATTTGCGGCAACCTTTTTAGCGACTTATATGAAATCAGTGCAACTTGCCATCTTCTTTGCGATCTTTATGGCCTATGTTTCCATTCAAATGGCGATCGATAAAAAACCCAAACCGAGTCGTGAGCTTTCAACGCCACCATCGCTTTTTGGGGTAGGTTCATTGATTGGCATTGTCTCTGCGTTGGTTTCTATCGGTGGAGGTTCTCTTACCGTGCCGTATCTTGTTTGGCAAAATGTGGATCTTAAAAAAGCAATAGCCACATCTGCTGCCATTGGGTTTCCTTTGTCTATTGCAGGCACTGCTGGCTATATTGTCAATGGACTGATGCACGCAGAAGGAGGTGCTGATATGATGTTAGGGTTTGTGTATCTCCCTGGCGTTGTCCTTATCTCCATTGTGAGCTATTTTACGGCTCCTTTAGGTGCTAAAATGGCGCATACACTTCCTGTGGGCAAGCTCAAAAAAATTTTTGCATTGCTTTTAATGACACTCAGCATTAAAATGCTGACATCAGTCCTTTAG
- a CDS encoding YbaK/EbsC family protein, translating to MAIEKVKAYFKTFDMEEQVIEFAVSSATVELAAAALACAPERIAKSLTFYGEESAILIVTAGDAKVDNQKFKEHFNMKAKMLKVEDVEPLIGHAIGGVCPFGVNTHVHIYLDISLKRFDVVYPAAGSANSAIALDLKSLEVHSKALGWVDVCKNW from the coding sequence ATGGCGATAGAAAAAGTTAAAGCTTATTTTAAAACGTTTGATATGGAAGAGCAAGTGATTGAGTTTGCAGTTTCCAGCGCAACCGTTGAACTTGCCGCTGCTGCATTAGCATGCGCACCAGAGCGCATTGCTAAAAGCCTTACTTTTTATGGGGAAGAGAGTGCTATACTGATTGTAACAGCAGGTGATGCTAAAGTCGATAATCAAAAGTTTAAAGAGCATTTTAACATGAAAGCTAAAATGTTGAAAGTAGAAGATGTAGAGCCACTTATCGGACATGCCATTGGTGGTGTCTGTCCGTTTGGGGTCAATACTCATGTGCATATCTATTTGGACATTTCGCTCAAGCGCTTTGATGTGGTCTACCCAGCAGCAGGAAGTGCCAATAGCGCGATTGCTTTAGATTTAAAGTCATTAGAGGTTCATTCTAAAGCGTTAGGTTGGGTAGATGTTTGTAAAAACTGGTAA
- a CDS encoding L-serine ammonia-lyase has translation MQSLRSFYCIGHGPSSSHTMGPFNAGTLFKKRFPNASLYRATLFGSLAATGRGHLTDDALRQALASSGIEILFRPDITKPFHSNGMFFEAFNEQQELLGSWEVYSVGGSALKEAGENPIAEPSIYPLTTFNEIIKWCEKEHKELWQYVEAYEGETIWEYLAEVWQSMQTTIDRGLKQSGVLPGILQYPRKAPMFFAKARKEEKRTHGIIFAYALATSEENASGNIVVTAPTCGACGVVPAVLRYLKELYTLDQTDCLRALAVAGLLGNIVKFNGSISGAEVGCQGEVGVACSMAAGMASYLFGGNLQQIDYAAEMGLEHHLGMTCDPIAGYVQVPCIERNAVAAIRAVDAAEYTSYTDGTHKVSFDEIIQTMVETGKDMNTNYKETSLGGLAKHYL, from the coding sequence ATGCAATCACTTAGGTCATTTTACTGTATTGGGCATGGACCCTCTTCCAGCCACACGATGGGACCTTTTAACGCAGGTACACTTTTCAAAAAACGCTTTCCCAATGCTTCTTTATACCGTGCCACTCTTTTTGGCTCGCTTGCGGCAACGGGACGTGGTCACTTAACCGATGATGCACTCCGCCAAGCTTTAGCCTCTTCTGGTATTGAAATACTCTTTCGTCCCGACATCACCAAACCCTTTCACTCCAATGGCATGTTTTTTGAAGCGTTTAATGAACAACAAGAACTGCTTGGCTCTTGGGAAGTTTACAGTGTAGGTGGTAGTGCGCTCAAAGAAGCAGGAGAAAATCCTATTGCTGAGCCTTCCATTTATCCACTCACAACATTTAATGAGATTATAAAATGGTGCGAAAAAGAGCACAAAGAGCTTTGGCAATATGTCGAAGCCTACGAAGGTGAAACAATCTGGGAGTATCTTGCTGAAGTGTGGCAAAGTATGCAAACCACGATTGATCGAGGGCTAAAACAATCAGGTGTTTTACCTGGAATTCTTCAATACCCCAGAAAAGCTCCCATGTTTTTTGCTAAAGCGCGCAAAGAAGAAAAACGTACTCATGGCATCATTTTCGCCTATGCCCTCGCCACCAGTGAAGAGAATGCTTCAGGCAATATTGTCGTCACAGCCCCAACATGTGGTGCCTGTGGCGTTGTTCCTGCCGTACTTCGTTACCTCAAAGAGCTTTATACGTTAGATCAAACCGACTGTTTACGAGCCCTTGCTGTGGCGGGACTTTTGGGCAATATCGTGAAATTTAATGGCTCCATTTCAGGCGCAGAAGTGGGCTGTCAAGGTGAAGTGGGTGTCGCGTGTTCAATGGCAGCAGGCATGGCATCGTATCTTTTTGGAGGCAATTTACAGCAGATTGATTACGCGGCAGAGATGGGACTAGAACACCATCTTGGTATGACGTGCGACCCCATAGCAGGCTACGTACAAGTGCCTTGTATTGAGCGCAATGCCGTAGCGGCGATTCGTGCCGTTGATGCGGCAGAATATACTTCCTATACCGATGGAACACATAAAGTCAGTTTTGATGAGATTATTCAAACGATGGTCGAAACAGGCAAAGATATGAACACCAACTACAAAGAGACCTCGCTCGGAGGTCTGGCGAAACACTATCTTTAA
- the ruvX gene encoding Holliday junction resolvase RuvX, with amino-acid sequence MKKTASIDIGLKRIGVALSLAEGIVSPQEAILRKNRDQAARDVDAFLNEWSIELLVVGLPKGGSSSEEMERRIKHFVSLLAFSGEVVFQDEYGSSNEAKEMMQGITRQKRDGRIDSMAAKVILERYFDTLKARHG; translated from the coding sequence TTGAAAAAAACAGCAAGTATTGATATTGGGCTGAAGCGTATTGGTGTGGCACTTAGTTTGGCTGAAGGCATTGTGTCTCCGCAAGAGGCGATACTGCGCAAAAATCGTGACCAAGCCGCACGCGATGTCGATGCTTTTTTAAACGAATGGAGCATTGAACTTTTGGTCGTGGGACTTCCCAAAGGTGGCAGTAGCAGTGAAGAGATGGAGCGGCGCATCAAACACTTTGTGAGTTTGTTGGCATTTAGCGGCGAAGTGGTCTTTCAAGATGAGTACGGCTCAAGCAATGAAGCCAAAGAGATGATGCAAGGCATTACCCGTCAAAAGCGCGATGGCAGAATTGATTCCATGGCGGCAAAAGTGATTTTAGAACGCTATTTTGATACTCTAAAGGCGCGTCATGGTTGA
- a CDS encoding trimeric intracellular cation channel family protein — MVELEVAEIIGTVAFALSGFYVAVKEKLDLLGIFIASFLTALGGGLVRDMLASRSPYTFTHLMPSILVIAVIGLSILFQLHKKDEIEKTFYFIISDTLGLVSFSISGALIALQVEFNFFGVVLMALITAVGGGVIRDILLNRVPLLLTSEFYGTVSLLVGAILFVFAQFDISGYVPLMAVFAFGAALRLLAYYKQWNLPKIG; from the coding sequence ATGGTTGAGCTTGAGGTTGCAGAAATTATCGGAACAGTCGCTTTCGCACTGAGCGGTTTTTACGTGGCGGTGAAAGAAAAATTGGATCTTTTGGGTATTTTTATCGCTTCATTTCTAACAGCACTCGGTGGTGGACTGGTACGCGATATGTTGGCAAGCCGCTCTCCTTACACCTTTACCCATCTGATGCCTTCTATTTTAGTAATTGCAGTCATTGGGCTGAGTATTTTGTTTCAATTACATAAAAAAGATGAGATTGAGAAGACATTTTATTTTATCATTAGCGATACGTTAGGATTGGTTTCATTTTCTATTTCAGGGGCATTGATTGCGTTACAAGTAGAGTTTAACTTCTTTGGCGTTGTTTTAATGGCACTGATAACAGCCGTAGGCGGAGGTGTCATTCGAGATATTTTACTGAACCGTGTGCCTCTTTTGTTAACCAGTGAATTTTACGGTACGGTTTCACTTTTGGTGGGAGCGATTTTATTTGTGTTTGCGCAGTTTGATATTAGTGGATATGTGCCTTTGATGGCAGTCTTTGCTTTTGGAGCAGCACTTCGATTGTTAGCGTATTACAAACAGTGGAATTTACCCAAAATTGGGTAA
- a CDS encoding aspartate aminotransferase family protein, translating to MMDFETMDKEYVLQTYARNYVNFKHGINATLFDDKGRDYIDFTSGIGVVSVGHGNQRLADAISDQARNLIHTSNLYLIEPQAKLAKKINELTGFDVGVFFGNSGAEANEGAIKLARKYGEKKFANKKFKVLTLEHSFHGRTITTVKATGQEKFHQTAFAPYPEGFAYTKEIADLYNSIDDETVAVMIELVQGEGGVKAFPKKEIQDLAKFLKEKEILLIIDEVQSGVFRSGEFLATSLYEIEPDIITLAKGLAGGVPIGAVISKHKDIFEAGDHGSTFGGNFLSTRAGLEALAILEEYKQSGMLDEALIYFDGKLKATQAAFPTLFESVEGLGLMRGLKCPSSDILASIIKKTFENGLLVLKAGKNTLRFLPPLTISKEEIDEGFKRLESACKTLL from the coding sequence ATGATGGATTTTGAAACAATGGATAAAGAGTATGTGTTGCAAACGTATGCGAGAAACTATGTCAATTTTAAACACGGTATCAACGCAACACTTTTTGATGATAAAGGAAGAGATTATATCGACTTTACGAGCGGTATTGGTGTGGTGAGTGTGGGGCATGGCAATCAAAGACTTGCGGATGCAATCAGTGATCAAGCACGCAATCTGATACATACCTCCAATCTCTATTTGATTGAACCCCAAGCAAAGTTAGCGAAAAAAATCAATGAACTCACAGGCTTTGATGTAGGAGTATTTTTTGGTAACTCAGGTGCTGAAGCCAATGAAGGCGCCATTAAACTGGCACGTAAATACGGCGAGAAAAAATTTGCCAATAAAAAATTCAAAGTGCTAACCTTGGAACACTCATTTCATGGTAGAACGATTACGACGGTTAAGGCTACCGGACAAGAAAAATTTCATCAAACGGCTTTTGCGCCGTATCCTGAAGGATTTGCGTATACCAAAGAGATCGCGGATCTTTATAACTCTATCGATGATGAGACCGTTGCTGTCATGATAGAACTTGTTCAAGGGGAGGGTGGCGTTAAGGCATTCCCTAAAAAAGAGATTCAGGATTTGGCAAAGTTTTTGAAAGAAAAAGAGATTTTGCTCATTATTGACGAAGTCCAAAGTGGTGTTTTTAGAAGTGGCGAGTTCTTAGCAACATCGCTTTATGAGATCGAGCCAGACATCATCACACTTGCCAAAGGTTTAGCAGGTGGTGTACCTATTGGTGCGGTTATTAGCAAACACAAAGATATCTTTGAAGCAGGCGATCATGGTAGTACCTTTGGTGGCAATTTCCTCTCAACACGTGCAGGACTAGAAGCATTGGCCATTTTAGAAGAGTACAAGCAAAGTGGTATGCTGGATGAAGCACTCATCTATTTTGATGGAAAACTAAAAGCGACACAAGCAGCATTCCCCACACTGTTTGAAAGTGTTGAAGGTCTTGGTCTTATGCGTGGTCTTAAGTGTCCAAGTAGTGATATTTTGGCAAGTATCATCAAAAAAACATTTGAAAATGGCTTATTAGTATTGAAAGCTGGTAAAAATACGTTACGTTTTTTACCACCACTTACCATCTCGAAAGAGGAGATTGATGAAGGCTTTAAACGCTTAGAGAGTGCGTGTAAAACGCTTTTATAA
- a CDS encoding SAM-dependent methyltransferase, which produces MKFSAYMQEWLYGNEGYYRNVRTIGKEGDFYTAVSTSMFFGGSIAKRLISTIESGFLTSSCTVVEIGAHKGYLLADMIQFIYTLNPELLQTLTFVIVEPFSANQAMQKNYFEEAFGDAVKVLHVKRLEAFTCKEAFFVANEIFDAFPCELIKEDQMLFIEKDQAFFETMDSETKAKAKEYGMSKGELCLEYEPFADAMNQCCERFEFVTFDYGDKEARGDFSLRVYANHQVYPFFALTDLVEEKLREKSDFNGFFAKADITYDVNFSHLFYAFEKNGIHVHDYATQMKALVDFGLVELLELFAQNVSEKQYEREMNKIKTLIDPSFMGERFKMACFRKGEA; this is translated from the coding sequence GTGAAATTTAGCGCTTATATGCAAGAGTGGCTCTATGGTAATGAGGGCTACTACCGCAATGTGCGAACCATCGGAAAAGAGGGTGATTTTTACACCGCTGTGAGTACGAGTATGTTTTTTGGTGGCTCCATTGCCAAACGACTGATTTCAACCATTGAAAGTGGTTTTTTAACTTCATCTTGCACTGTCGTTGAAATTGGTGCACATAAAGGCTATCTCCTAGCCGATATGATTCAGTTTATTTATACCCTCAATCCCGAATTGCTCCAAACCCTCACATTTGTCATTGTTGAGCCTTTTTCTGCCAACCAAGCAATGCAAAAAAACTACTTTGAAGAGGCTTTTGGAGATGCTGTAAAAGTTTTACATGTAAAGCGTTTGGAAGCGTTTACATGTAAAGAAGCATTCTTTGTGGCGAATGAGATTTTTGACGCTTTTCCCTGTGAATTGATCAAAGAAGATCAGATGCTTTTTATTGAAAAAGACCAAGCTTTTTTTGAGACAATGGACAGTGAAACGAAAGCCAAAGCAAAAGAGTATGGTATGAGCAAAGGCGAACTTTGCTTGGAGTATGAGCCTTTTGCAGATGCGATGAACCAGTGTTGTGAACGTTTTGAGTTTGTAACCTTTGATTATGGCGATAAAGAAGCACGTGGTGATTTTTCACTACGCGTTTACGCTAACCATCAGGTCTATCCATTTTTTGCACTCACCGATTTAGTGGAAGAAAAGCTTCGTGAAAAAAGTGATTTTAATGGCTTCTTTGCTAAGGCGGATATTACGTACGATGTCAATTTCAGCCACCTTTTCTATGCTTTTGAAAAAAATGGCATTCATGTTCATGACTACGCGACACAGATGAAAGCCTTAGTTGATTTTGGTTTGGTGGAGCTTTTAGAACTTTTTGCTCAAAATGTTTCAGAAAAGCAGTATGAACGGGAAATGAACAAAATTAAAACATTGATTGACCCTTCCTTTATGGGAGAACGATTTAAAATGGCGTGTTTTCGTAAAGGAGAAGCTTAA
- the thiS gene encoding sulfur carrier protein ThiS yields MQLIVNGERKESEAKSIKALLDELGIESKVMAAAVNMNVVKKELWESYVLVENDKVEFLQFVGGGA; encoded by the coding sequence ATGCAGTTGATTGTGAATGGTGAAAGAAAAGAGAGCGAAGCAAAGAGCATTAAAGCACTTTTGGATGAACTTGGAATTGAAAGTAAAGTAATGGCGGCAGCTGTCAATATGAATGTTGTCAAAAAAGAACTCTGGGAGAGTTATGTGCTTGTGGAAAACGATAAAGTCGAGTTTTTACAGTTTGTAGGTGGCGGCGCTTAG
- the acpS gene encoding holo-ACP synthase gives MIGIDIVEIERITKLKERFGDKAFAKFLTPEEIALANSDTTIAGFYAAKEAVSKALGIGISEKCGFFDIKLSKDSKNAPSFTLSRHLIEDYEITDLSLSITHDNGFAIAVVVIEGKKSNRQLWH, from the coding sequence ATGATCGGCATCGATATTGTTGAGATTGAGCGAATAACCAAACTCAAAGAGCGCTTTGGTGACAAGGCGTTCGCTAAATTTTTAACTCCTGAAGAAATTGCTTTAGCTAACAGTGATACCACGATTGCTGGGTTTTATGCGGCAAAAGAAGCCGTTTCTAAAGCTTTAGGTATTGGTATTAGCGAAAAATGTGGTTTCTTTGACATCAAGCTTTCAAAAGATTCCAAAAATGCACCCTCGTTTACACTTTCACGTCATTTAATTGAAGATTATGAGATTACCGATCTTTCACTCTCCATCACGCATGACAATGGTTTTGCTATTGCTGTAGTGGTGATTGAAGGCAAGAAAAGCAACCGACAGCTTTGGCACTAA